The nucleotide window TCAGGTCGAGAAGGACGGAGCGATAGTCACCTGGAGGTTCAATAACCCACCAAAGAACCTCTGGAACGCGGAGACGGGGCCGGAGTTCTACGCTCTTGCTCAGGAGTTCTACAAGGACCCCGAGTTGCGGGTCGGCATCTTCACCAGCGCCATGCCGGATGTCTTCATACAACACTACGATGTTTCACTGCTGGTCAAGGCGGGAGAAACGCTCCAGGAGACGGCGCCCCCTGCGGAGCGACCGCGCCGTGTTGGTTTTCTGACTGATTCCAAGCCGATCATCGCCGCAATCAACGCCCCGGTTGCCGGTGGCGGCCTGGAACTGGCGATGGGCATGGTAGTACCGATCGACTTTCGCTTCATGTCACGATCGGCCACGGTAGCCCAGCCTGAGGTCGGTGTCGGCATCCTCGCCGGGGGCGGAGGGACGCAGCGCATGCCCCGCCTGATCGGTATCGCCAGGTCGTTGGAACTACAGTTGACCGGCCGGCGGGTCTACGCTGATGAAGCGGAGCGCATCGGCCTGGTTACCAGGGCGTGTGATCCGGAAAGACTGATGCCCGAGGCACTGGCATTTGCCAGGGAACTGGCGATGCGACCTCCGCTGGCGGTCCATCACATCCGGCGCGCGATCTACGAAGGCATGAGCATGTCGCTCGATGACGGACTCGCCCTGGAGTCCGAACTGATGCGAGAACTAATGCAGAGTGATGAAGCCCTGGAAAGAATGCGTGCCTACGTGGCCGGTGGGCAGAACTCACGACGCATCGTGGAAGAGGAGAGTTCCAGCTAGAGGTAAGGCAACTAGTCGAAGCAGCCGTTGTGCTGCGGGGGTAGCCTTCCTCTCAAGAACCAGTACCTGCACCAACTGCTGAAGCAACCCCTCCGTCCCGCGAACCCACCTCCTTTGCCGAGGGCTGCTATCGGGTCAAGAGACTGCTTGGTGAAGGCGGCAAGAAGCGTGTGTACCTGGCCCATGACACCATACTCGACCGCGACGTCGCCTTCGCTTTTCAGAGAGCGAGAATCTGGATGAGGAGTCCGCCTTTGAAACTGGGCGACGGCCGACACAATGACGATGAAGCCTTATCTCCGACATCTCAACAGAAGTCGTGACTCAAGCTGCTAGGACGCTTCCGTTTCCTCTGCCCCCCGACGGGGCCACCAGTACTTCGCGCACAGAATGACCCAGATCAATATCGGGAACAGATCGGCGCCGATGGAGCCAAGAAGGACAATCACCGAGCGCAGGGCACGTGTCTGGATGTCCATGCATAGCACAACAATAATGTGAATACCAAATGTGAGAAAGGCGGCAACGGCCTGGCACTCCGCTACCTCACTGAGCGGGGAATAATGACCGGACGAGTGGCTATACGAATAAGCAACAAACTGTCCCTTAGTACATTATCTCTGAATTATTCTGAAGGGTCCAGGGTGTACGCTAGAGCCCGCTATATAAAATTTCTATGCTGGAAATTCTGGAAGGAAACCCCAATGAATATTCCTGCAAAGGATATGATAACGAGGCATCGTAATTGAGCATAATACGGGGTTCACCTCAACTCATTAAGGGCATATCTTAACTCTTTTATGAAATTGCCGACTGATATGAGGTCATCCCCGGCTTCCATTAGATGGACTATTCGACTGCCGACGATGACACCATCGGCGAGACGGGCTACCTGTGTTGCCTGCTCTGGTGAGGAGATGCCAAAGCCAACACAGAGTGGTTGGGTGGTGACCTTCCTCACCCTGTCGACGAAATCCGCCAGGTCTGGCGGCAGGGCCTTTCTGGCACCGGTCACCCCGCTTACCGAAACCAGGTAGATAAATCCCTGAGACTGGCTGGCGACCAGCTTGACGCGTTCA belongs to Dehalococcoidales bacterium and includes:
- a CDS encoding enoyl-CoA hydratase/isomerase family protein — protein: MADEPRYFQVEKDGAIVTWRFNNPPKNLWNAETGPEFYALAQEFYKDPELRVGIFTSAMPDVFIQHYDVSLLVKAGETLQETAPPAERPRRVGFLTDSKPIIAAINAPVAGGGLELAMGMVVPIDFRFMSRSATVAQPEVGVGILAGGGGTQRMPRLIGIARSLELQLTGRRVYADEAERIGLVTRACDPERLMPEALAFARELAMRPPLAVHHIRRAIYEGMSMSLDDGLALESELMRELMQSDEALERMRAYVAGGQNSRRIVEEESSS